From the Pseudomonadota bacterium genome, one window contains:
- the wrbA gene encoding NAD(P)H:quinone oxidoreductase: MKVLVLFYSTYGHVFRLAQAVAEGARETPGVDAVIKRVPETLPAGVIDALGATEAQKAFAGVPLAVVDDLADAGAIVFGTPTRFGNMAGQMRQFLDATGGLWVQGTLVGKVGSVFTSSATQHGGQESTILSFHTTLFHHGMVVVGLPPTFPGLGRIDEITGGSPYGASTITGAKGERMPSENEIAAARFQGRHVAQIAKKLSA, encoded by the coding sequence ATGAAGGTCCTCGTGCTCTTCTATTCGACCTACGGACACGTCTTCCGCCTCGCGCAGGCGGTCGCCGAAGGCGCCCGCGAGACTCCGGGCGTCGATGCGGTGATCAAGCGCGTTCCTGAAACGCTGCCCGCCGGCGTGATCGACGCCTTGGGCGCGACGGAGGCACAGAAGGCCTTCGCCGGCGTGCCCCTCGCCGTCGTCGACGATCTCGCGGACGCCGGCGCCATCGTCTTCGGGACGCCGACACGGTTCGGGAACATGGCGGGCCAGATGCGGCAGTTCCTCGACGCGACGGGTGGTCTCTGGGTCCAGGGCACGCTCGTCGGCAAGGTCGGGAGCGTCTTCACGAGCTCCGCGACCCAGCACGGCGGCCAGGAGTCCACGATCCTGAGCTTCCACACGACGCTCTTCCACCACGGCATGGTCGTCGTGGGGTTGCCGCCGACGTTCCCGGGACTCGGTCGCATCGACGAGATCACGGGCGGGTCGCCGTACGGGGCGTCGACGATCACCGGGGCCAAGGGCGAGCGCATGCCGAGCGAGAACGAGATCGCGGCTGCTCGATTCCAGGGAAGGCACGTGGCGCAGATCGCGAAGAAGCTGTCGGCGTAA